The following proteins are co-located in the Pseudomonas antarctica genome:
- a CDS encoding LemA family protein — MNIELLIAGIVVLIIVVGLVGWMVGVYNGLVMRRNDVDKAFANIDVLLKQRADQIPDLMRVVQTAMNHENALFTRLSDARTQYLNASSLNDKVDASNQLNAALKSVIAVAESYPALISGPNMVELQQAISAVEERIADRREFFNESVNLYNIAIAVFPDLFFARMLSYQRIPLLAISAEETRYEGVKLEVPGA, encoded by the coding sequence ATGAACATAGAACTGCTAATCGCCGGCATCGTCGTGCTGATCATTGTCGTGGGCCTGGTCGGCTGGATGGTCGGGGTCTATAACGGCCTGGTGATGCGGCGTAACGATGTGGATAAGGCGTTCGCCAACATCGACGTACTGCTCAAGCAACGGGCCGACCAGATTCCCGACTTGATGCGCGTGGTGCAGACCGCCATGAACCATGAGAACGCGCTGTTCACCCGCCTCAGCGACGCGCGGACTCAATACCTCAACGCCAGCAGCCTTAACGACAAGGTCGACGCGTCCAACCAGCTCAATGCGGCCCTCAAGTCGGTGATTGCGGTGGCGGAGAGTTACCCCGCGCTGATCTCAGGACCGAACATGGTTGAGTTGCAGCAGGCCATCTCGGCCGTGGAGGAGCGAATTGCCGACCGACGTGAGTTCTTCAACGAGTCGGTCAACCTCTACAACATCGCCATCGCGGTGTTCCCCGACCTGTTCTTTGCGCGAATGCTCAGCTATCAGCGCATTCCCTTGTTGGCCATCAGTGCTGAAGAAACCCGCTACGAGGGTGTGAAGCTTGAGGTGCCCGGGGCATGA